A single window of Eucalyptus grandis isolate ANBG69807.140 chromosome 1, ASM1654582v1, whole genome shotgun sequence DNA harbors:
- the LOC104451168 gene encoding protein ACCELERATED CELL DEATH 6 gives MAEELNIEVEDGGMNNSIAEDEMDSEEEIWRGGRLAKAYEYARELGDLLTGGNFDSFRSVIDRLNDPLLRDIDWSAVLNFPFAINGSVLQIAAATGNIEILSCLVDYVGEHLITAQDNRGNTPLHLVAWLGGSTEAAQMLIGRARDLPNVEDKNLLRMKNKRGDTALHEAVCNGHADMVGYLLSEDLEPVYWKNASEKSPLYLALQVDDRSILEALFSHSLEPSRIEGLPPIHGAIVRGKWDLLDLIPKKHMKLFTMTDSTGGNVFHLEAHLNRPRAFQFLQPETEYLTLEQDTNGDLPVHIASKMGYVEHIERLEKVSHCLNGQGQTVLHVAAKYGRASVVRYILSNPKLVHLLNLADHDGNTALHLAAMHSQPAALIHLVRTDGIRLDVRNNQCLLAFDVALRRRKAEGYKIRHVLACLALLCSLAGKGLLGNQELILLRAEARDEELSVVRSRKSMPSSSDTASKDDRGMATMLDNRMFQAFVICNTIAMFCSMTAVVNLIWAQIVDVDVAVAAFERTTLPLQIALPAMSTAFLTGVTLTIGKLPWLANTIFYLGLVFLLIISFAKLLGDPPIFGHPLRRLTFWLILAYVYVWRVETYIYDDNDAEDNRREKKTFASPPVDDAGESRTDDSAKAKCEDALHPPSH, from the exons ATGGCCGAAGAGCTGAATATAGAAGTGGAGGATGGTGGAATGAACAACTCGATCGCAGAGGATGAAATGGATTCTGAAGAAGAAATCTGGAGAGGTGGACGGCTAGCAAAAGCTTACGAATATGCTCGAGAACTGGGGGATCTCCTCACAGGCGGCAATTTTGACAGTTTCCGTTCCGTGATCGATCGTTTAAATGATCCATTGTTGCGGGACATCGATTGGTCTGCCGTTTTAAATTTCCCATTTGCAATTAACGGATCAGTGCTCCAAATCGCAGCGGCAACCGGGAACATCGAAATCCTAAGCTGTCTGGTTGATTATGTTGGTGAACACCTCATAACCGCCCAAGATAATCGTGGAAATACCCCACTCCACTTGGTCGCTTGGTTGGGGGGATCTACTGAAGCGGCACAGATGTTGATTGGCCGGGCAAGAGACCTCCCCAACGTCGAGGACAAGAACCTCTTGAGGATGAAGAACAAACGTGGAGACACCGCTTTGCACGAGGCCGTGTGCAATGGACATGCCGACATGGTGGGCTATTTGTTGAGCGAAGATTTGGAGCCCGTGTACTGGAAGAACGCGAGTGAGAAATCTCCCCTGTACCTAGCCCTCCAGGTTGACGACCGCAGCATACTTGAGGCTTTATTTTCACACTCGTTGGAACCATCGAGGATAGAAGGCTTGCCGCCCATTCATGGTGCCATTGTACGTGGAAAATGGG ATTTACTCGACCTGATACCCAAGAAACACATGAAGCTATTCACAATGACTGACTCCACCGGGGGCAATGTATTCCATTTAGAAGCTCACCTGAATCGGCCCCGGGCATTCCAATTTTTACAACCAGAAACTGAATATTTGACCCTAGAACAGGACACAAATGGAGATCTCCCCGTTCATATTGCGAGCAAGATGGGTTATGTTGAACATATCGAGAGGCTAGAGAAAGTATCACATTGTCTAAATGGGCAAGGGCAAACTGTTCTTCATGTCGCCGCAAAATATGGGAGAGCCTCCGTAGTGAGATATATACTCAGCAATCCAAAACTAGTGCACTTGTTAAATTTAGCAGATCATGATGGAAATACAGCTTTGCACTTGGCTGCGATGCATTCACAGCCCGCTgctttgattcatcttgtgCGGACTGACGGAATTCGACTCGACGTTCGCAACAACCAATGCTTGCTCGCTTTTGACGTTGCTCTACGACGACGCAAGGCAGAGGGGTATAAGATTCGGCAT GTATTGGCATGCCTGGCGTTGCTTTGCTCGCTCGCGGGAAAAGGTTTACTTGGAAACCAAGAGTTAATCCTACTTAGAGCGGAAGCTCGAGATGAAGAGTTATCAGTAGTCCGCTCGCGCAAAAGCATGCCGAGCAG CTCGGACACAGCCTCCAAAGATGACCGGGGCATGGCTACGATGCTGGACAATCGAATGTTCCAGGCTTTCGTGATTTGCAACACCATCGCGATGTTCTGCTCAATGACTGCGGTCGTCAACCTCATCTGGGCCCAGATAGTTGATGTCGACGTTGCAGTCGCTGCATTCGAGCGCACAACGCTACCACTACAAATTGCACTCCCAGCGATGTCCACCGCTTTCTTAACTGGTGTCACCTTGACCATTGGCAAACTCCCGTGGCTTGCTAACaccatattttatttgggactcgTTTTCCTCCTCATTATCTCATTTGCTAAATTGTTAGGGGACCCTCCCATCTTCGGTCATCCTCTCCGTCGACTAACATTCTGGCTTATTCTCGCTTACGTTTATGTGTGGAGAGTTGAGACGTACATTTATGATGACAATGACGCGGAAGATAacagaagggagaagaagacctTCGCTAGTCCGCCTGTGGATGATGCCGGTGAATCGAGGACCGATGACTCGGCTAAAGCAAAATGTGAGGATGCGTTACATCCTCCAAGTCACTGA
- the LOC104438499 gene encoding major allergen Pru av 1, which translates to MSTSIQPLLFTPKSQRPTVTTTQVFPDHHPFSVSATLLRSGHGCHHFSLRYPIPHSQARMFKAAILDADNLLPKVLPQAVKSVEVLEGDGGPGTIKLMTFAEGNPYKTAKHKVEVLDKENFTYCYSIIEGEMLGTTFEKITHEVKINALPLGGSMLKCTDSYFTAEEINTWKEKVSAMYEAIEAYLLANPDAY; encoded by the exons ATGTCAACTTCAATTCAGCCTCTTCTCTTCACTCCCAAGTCCCAGAGACCAACCGTCACTACTACTCAAGTCTTTCCAGATCATCACCCCTTCTCAGTTTCAGCAACTCTATTAAGATCCGGTCATGGGTGTCATCACTTTTCACTTCGATATCCCATCCCCCATTCCCAGGCCAGGATGTTCAAGGCCGCTATCCTCGATGCCGATAACCTCCTCCCCAAGGTCCTCCCACAAGCCGTCAAGAGCGTTGAAGTCCTCGAGGGCGATGGAGGTCCCGGGACCATCAAGTTGATGACTTTTGCCGAAG GCAATCCGTACAAGACAGCGAAGCACAAGGTCGAGGTCCTGGACAAGGAGAACTTCACCTACTGCTACTCAATCATCGAGGGCGAAATGCTGGGCACCACCTTCGAGAAGATCACCCATGAGGTGAAGATCAACGCGTTGCCTTTGGGAGGCTCGATGTTGAAGTGCACGGACAGTTACTTCACCGCGGAGGAGATCAACACCTGGAAAGAGAAGGTGTCCGCGATGTACGAGGCCATCGAGGCTTATCTCTTGGCAAACCCTGATGCCTACTGA